In the Sorghum bicolor cultivar BTx623 chromosome 4, Sorghum_bicolor_NCBIv3, whole genome shotgun sequence genome, ATAAGAGATTTTCTTTCATGATTTCACTATTTGTGACTTTAACTAACTCAAGTCAACGCACGGGTTATCATCTAGTGACTATAATGGCGGAGTGAGCAGGGGAAGGGGAACATTTTTTTTACCTTAACATATCATCAGTTGGATTGATTATCAATAGGCCGAAGAAGAAGGGGCCATGTAGCTTGTTTAATTTGTTACCAGTTCCTCATTTCTAAACTATAGTTTAGTGTTGATCTAAGTCAAATATCTGTGTAACTTTGACAATTTTAGGAAAAATATATTAACCCTACAAGTTCAAATAAAATGCActatcaaaatattttcattgagAATTCAATGAAACTAATTCGACATCATATATGATTTTGGtgcattttttataaaattagatAAAGTTAAAGAAGTTTGATAAAATAAAAGTAATCTATgatttgaaatggagggagtaatttaCTACTACTTCTATGTAACCCATTGAAACATGTATTGTCTGAGTTGCAGCTGGCATGCATCCAACTTTAACTTGGACTAAAGTGGTTTATTTGGATGCTCTTTTTATTAGTTCCGTTTGGTTTTCAGAAAACTGCATGCTTTTTTTAAGATAAAGACAGGAGCTCTACCGCTCAGTTAAGAAGGAAACAAAGTTTTATGTACAATGGCGGCACCTTCGGTTCTGAAAACTGCATGTTGCTGCAGTTCTGAAAATGATGTGAGCTGAACTTAATTTGCATTGTGCCTGTATTATTTTTTCTGTTCCAGTAATTTTCATGTGACCCAAGTGTTGTTGATAGCATGCTGTGAATATTCTAAGCATGTAGCTTCTATACATTCTTCTAAAAACTGATTGTCACTGCTCAAGCTGTGACTTGACTGTGCAAATCTCAGTCTGAACTTACTTGCTTCCGTGCATCCCAAACTTATTCTTGTTGGAAAATGTTTCACAATTAGCCTACATATTGCCATTCAGCCTTATGTATCCTTCATCCCAGCCTTATGTTTTACAATTTTATTGAAATGATCAGATCATACACTATAATTCTATGAACtacatattattttttttgaaataatagcaggagctctgcctttcaatTCTGAGCTACACATTCTCAAAAATAATTTTCTGAACTTCACATTAGAATTTAGAGAATTGATACATacaattatgtcacctctacTGCGTGTGATCTGGCAACAGCAACGACTTCAGAGGAGCAACAGAGAAGCAGGGGAACTGCTCGCTCCGGTACTCCTCCTAAAAATGTTCCGATTTTGCTTTTCCCATGGTTACTGGATTCTTGCTCAAAACTACAACAGATTTGTTATCCACCAACAGTTTTACCTCAGGCACCTTCCTTCCAAGCATTTCACTGAGTAGTCTACTAAGCCAAATGCCCCTGACATGTTGCATTTGCACTTGCAATATATTCAGCTTCACATGATTTGGGTGCAAGCTCCCATGTTCTGTTGGACTGAATGGACTCCATTTTAGTCTTCACTGCCTCATGCTAACACTGTTCTTCCAGTGCATAGAAACACAACCCACTGCAAACGAATTCCTAAACTTCACCACTTGTGTCGTTCAGATTCTACATGGTGCACAACCTGAGCGGCGCTCCTTCTGAATCAATGGCTTCTTCAGTCGGCGGTGTAGCATGTTCTATTGCTGGAGTAGCTTGTATTGGACAAGGGTTAATGGAGAGGATTTGTGATGATGGCGGTATTGATGAAGTACCTTCTGGATTTGCCAGAAAGCACGGCGAAGACTGATCCAAGCCTGTTCACGAGTGTGCTGGAGGATCTTCAGTTACTGTACCCAGCCCGGCAATGGTGTAAAACTCGAGCACCGCTGCAGGGACCATGGCGTTGCGTTGCTTTCATGTGAGATGTTCATCAAACACACACCACATGGCGTGTGACTTGCAGCTTCTTGGCCACCTTTCGTACCTGACTGGATTTTATATGATTATAAACCAAATTTTAGAATTTTTTAAATTGTATTATTTTTCATGAAAAAATATTTGGATATGTTCTTAAAAACTTATTATTATGCTTTTTGGATTTGTTAAAAATATTCTTAGTCCGGTTTATACTTTCCTGAACTTCCAGTTCAGTTGTAGCCTCTCTGAGTCTGACTGGTACCACATCAACAAAACCACCGAAAGTTGCAGAAGCAAACGTATTTAAATAGAAGGTTGGAAAGGGTaggaaaactttttttttttgaatccgGGTACCTCTTTCATTACTCCGCTAACAAATCGTTAGCAACAATAACAGCAATGTTTTCGGGCACAGAGCTGGATATCAACTCTTCACCCtcattacacagattacccaacacAGCCAGCTCATGAGCGGCTCTATTACAAATTCTACTGATGAACACACACTTCCAGGAAAGAAAATTTGAAGCAAGCAAGAACTTAGTCTCGTCTATCAGGTGTCCTACCACAGAATCATCATATGTGCAGGACTTTAGGGCCTTCACCACCTCTTGAGCCTTAGTCTCGTCTATCAGGTGTCCTACCACAGAAAACTTTTTTTGTTGTGAAGGATAAATCAGAATTTTTTCCCTATCGCAAAAGGCACGGCCCTTGCGTGGCCAATGCTTGCGAACGTGATGCCTCCTAGTCCTACCTGGGCCGGGCTATTCCCTTCGTAAATTTGTTGTACATAGACATGGGGCTGTACGATAGTTGGGCCCAGCTCCGCGTTGGGGTAACAAATGGGCTTGTGTTAGTCCGATCGGACATCTTATTTGTTTAGAAAAGGAAAAGGTCCAATTTAGATCCCTTAACTTTCACAAAAGTCTGATTTTTATCTCTAAACTATAAAATCAGATAAAATACAtctctcaacttttaaaacTGTGCACATTACATCTCTGACCtgttttagtataaagtttttttgttgtagctttagatatatggtttttgtaattaatttatAGCTGCAGTTTCTATTGTCTAAGTGTGGTgaaattttatggtggtctaATTACTGTATGATTTAGCTGTAGTAAAAAAATTATACTCGCTTATATTTTACATATTTTTAACTATTTTGAAactatttaacaagcataaaaataaataaaatctataaCTCAGTTATATATGATCCAATGAACAATGAAGTTTTTATTGCAATTCAACCATATAATATTTAGCCCACCATAAAAGGTTCACCATAATTGGACTATAGAACTCAGGATTTGAATTAAAAactaaaaatcatagaaataaaactatagcaaaaactttatactaaagtataccatatttataTTCACTATATATCTACTCACGTGGACAAGAGTTCTTATTTAACgattttctgtgatttactatactttttcaaaaaaaaacaaccgaaataaataaaaaagacaaaagacAGAACCGCCTTTGAAAATCAACTATAATCGGGTCAGCGAGATAAAATGAACGGTTTTAAAAGTTAAGAAAGATAGTTTATCTAGTTTTGAAGTTCAGGGAGGAAAACTATAGTTCATGGAGGTAAAATTGActttttttcctatttgtttTAGGGAAGTCATCTGGGCTCTATTACAACCTCAGTAGAGCAAATAATAAAATTACAAAAAATGGAAACGTCGATTTGCCTAGGCAAATGGCATTCAGCATGTCTGCACAGCTGCACTGCACGAGCACATGCGCGCTCAATGGATTCTCGATTTTGGCTTGACATCCTTGACCTCGCATTCCCGCGGTCCCGCCCATGCTAAggcccttgtttacttccaccgaaaaacctaaaattttctaagatttttcgtcacatcgaatatttagacgcatgcatgaagtattaaatatagacaaaaataaaaactaattgcacagtttgatcgaaatttacgagatgaatcttttgagcctagttagtctataattggacaataattaccacaaacaaatgaaagtactacagtgtcataaattttttttcattCGGGAAGTAAACACGGCCTAACCTTTGGGCTTGGGGCCACCTGTCTCTGACTGATTGGCCTTCTTGATCCATGGGCATCCCGTGgagtagtactacctccataccTTCCTGCTACTCCAAAGGATCCtctgctcaaaaaaaaaaaaaaaaaaaaaaaacccacacACACCTCCATACCTTCGTAGCTGCTACAAGGATCCTCTGCTCAAAACACACAcaggcacgcacgcacgcagcaGCAGctagtttagtttccaaaatattttgcaaaatttttcatattcttcgtcacatcgattcTTAtgtcacatgcataaagcactaaatatacatacaagaaataattaattacacagtttatctgtaatttacgagacgaatcttttgaacttagttcataattggacaatatttaccaaatacaaacgaaagtgctattattcttattttggccttgtttagtttgtaaaaattttcgAGATTCCCCGTCAAatcaaatctttggtcgcatgcatggagcattaaatatagataaaaataaaaactaattatacagtttacctgtaatttgtgagataaatcttttgagcctagttactccttaatcggacaatgtttgtcaaataaaaacgaaagtgctacagtagccaaaatccaaaaattttacgaactaaacaaggtctttgcaaaaaaaaattaaaagtaaacaaggcctgtccGGCGCAAAATTGAGATAGCAGCGGGTTGGAATGGTTTTGATACGATACGTTGGCCAGGCCGTGCAGTTGTTTGTTACCACAGTCCACACGTCGCCACCGTGTATCATGTATCGCATCAACAGACTCGTACGTTTGCACTCCCCATATGTCTCCATGTGCATGGGACGTCCATGCATGATGGTACAATATAAACCAACAACAAGGTGTCAGTGCTGGATCATATCGGCCATTGGATCCGCAGAGGGACCAGCACTGAGCATCGTGGATCGGGTTCATCTCATGAACAACCCCAGATGCCCATCCGATCCCCAGTTGCATCGCATGCATGTTggactgttgctgttgctgttgctccGTGTCTGGATCCATGTTCATCTCAATAACTGCCCTACCATCTGCGTGCCAGTGTAGTCCagtaccatcatcaccatcatcatcatgatGGATGAGGATGATCTCCAGCTCCAATCTCATTTGTATCGCTTGCATACACACTTGCAGTCTTAATTATCCCAACTGCACCGGAACTGAACATAATGATCGAGGGATTCAGAAACAACGACGATCACCTGCTGGACCTGGTacaaccaaaaacaaaaaaaaaggtagGTGAGCGTTGCATCTGCATCTGCATCTTGCGTCCCTTCTTATTGGCTTCCAGCATCCAAATGATCCAAATGAGACTTCTGAGGTGAGAGTTATCTGCACATCTCAAGTGATCGATTACCATGCatcaatgcatgcatgcactataGAAAAACTGAGCTTTGACGACTGCTAAaatcctttgccacctgccaaaagAAGGGCAGTCGGCAAACATTTTCTTTGCCGACCGCTCCCAATTATCCtagcaggtggcaaagaaaagCAGTCGATAAAGACGTCCTTTGCCGAGCACAAACTGGCTGCCTGGACACCGTACGTAGGCTGGATATGCATGCATGAAGGAGAGAAGGTTGCAGCTGCAGAGCGAGCAGCTGGACCTGGACTGGACGACTCGCCAGTCTGGAAAACACTACTAGCGGAGTACGTAGTACACAGTCTAGCTGCGTGCGAACGCACGAACGAGCCGAAAGAGAGCACGGCAGCAGAACAGATCGAGCACACACTAGTTGTTGGTTGGTGAGCAGATCGAGCAGGAGGGTCCAGCCTCTGGATCGATCGATCACCAGCTCCCTCCATGCATCATGGAAGCCACGGCGTCACATCATCACATGCTGCTCGTGCTCCCTGGCGTAGTggaactgcatgcatgcatgcagacgATCGATCCGCTTTGTTTGTTTGCTCGTTATTATCAACACATGAATCTGTGCAAAAACTGAGCCATGTCAGCTTTGAGTACTGGACTGCAattacataggccttgtttagtcttttagcacatgcatgaagcattaaatatagacgaaaaaaactaattacacttgatcttagttattctataattggacaatatttgccacaaacaaacgaaagtgctacagtagcgaaatccaaatttttttcctatctttagtttaaaaaaattatataatttttcaaattctgtcacatcgaatcgtgtggcacatgcataaaatattaaatatagataaaaataattaatcgcataatttgtctgtaatttaacaaatgaatcttttgagcctaattaggtcataattggacaatatttgtcaaatacaaacgaaagtgttacagtatctattttgcaaaaaaaattggaagtaAATAAGAACTACATACAGTGTACAACAACTTAAGAATGATGACAAGCTAGCggtccagcatgaatgcatgatCCATTTATTcgccaaaaaaaagaaagaaaataatgCATGATCCATTATTCCAGTGGTACGTCAACCGTCAATGAAAAACATGCTGACGACGCCTCGTTGACTTACTCAGATCGCCTTTGACTTTCAATTTCTCCCCCACCCCCATTCCATGTAGGCAATGTCAATGTAGCTGTCGAAGGCCGTATCATGCTCGTCAGCAAATTCCCATTAATCCCCTGGACTGAAGGAGATGGACCGAGCTAGATCGAGTACAAATCTAGTGCGGTACTACTTCATCAGCCCAGCCCCAGCACAGCAGCACGGCGTCCTACGTACACCCTTGAATCAATCCCAACCACATGAAATCAATCACTCACCACATGCATTCCTGCAGCAGGCAAGACCTCTGACTAGTTTAGTGCTTCTATGCTACTCGCACACATGCATGTTCGTTAAGTGCCACGGGAACAGGCCAGCCTGATCACGGATTAGGAGCATCATAAATTTTAAAATACGGTTAGATCggttctactactactactacagtaCTGTATTTACCAATTTGTAACGGGCAGCTCAGatgctagtagtagtagtagtagtagtagtagtagtagtagtagtagtagtagtagtagtagtagtagtagtagtagtagttattTAACTAGTTGTGTTTAGGCTTAGTCAACGCCCAACTCGCCGTTCGATTGGCGTGACCCATGAATGATCTGCCAAACCAAGCAGAAACAGATTTGCAAAGCACAGATAAGTCAAAGACACATGTCCTGAGCATGAACGTTAGCCTAATTTTGATCTGCCGATTTGCCGGGGGTAGCACAGCTGCATCTGCATGCAGGTTTGTAGTAGTGGCCACAATTATTCCAACTTTCCAAGGTAGCTGATGTGACATGTAACGAAGTGCTATTCTGCTATAGTACCTGGATCTGGATCTTAAACAAGCTTAATTAATACTCAGAAAGACAAAAGGGGACGCGCGCGTCCCTGGTTCTAGAATACAACTTCTTGCAAAAGGAAACGCGTCTGAACGTTAATCAGATCTACTATTTTCATGCCTCCATGGCATCCAATCCAGCAATAAAAAATAGTTTATACTTTAGGGAATGTAGCACTAGCTAGATTAGAAACATGAAACTAGTGGAAAGTTAGAATCAAGTAAAGTAGTGTGTTTCAGGTGAGGAGGAAGATGGAACATGCAATGCAATGGTgaaaactttgtcttgctcagtcAAACAACAGCTCATCGTTGGTTGACTGTACTGGTACAAACCTTTGTCCACAGTCCACCATTAGCAAAAGCATCAATCAGCGTAGTATCTTTCTTGCTGCTGGCCTCTGCAGGTTCTGCTCGGCCTTCATCACACTTTCACCTACTCCCATTGCTCCCCCATTAATTTTTTACCGGATCAAAAGCAACTTCCTTCCTGTCCTGTGCATcgaggaggagagagagagaaagagtgtgtgagagagagcgaGAGTCAAGAACAGCAAGCAGCCCTGAACCCAACAAACATTTAAGAGGGGGGAGCTAAAAAAAGTTGCAGTCTTTACCGGCACCATCCCTACAACGCCGCATCCAAGCAGCCGTGGCATCCGCCCGTTTCTTGCGTGCTTCCTTACTAGTAGCTGTCATCCTTGGTAGTGAACCAgcggagaagagagagagagagagagaggtgaacCGGCCGCCGTGCGGTCGACCCATGGTGATCCCCGTGCTGGACACCATGGCCGTGTCCTCCTGGTAGGGGATAAGCGGCCGAGGAAAGCAGCAATCTTCCGCTGCGCGGAGGGAGAAGGGTCAAGAGGGAGGGAGAGTGTGTGGGGACCAGACCAAGCATGGAGGCACTGGCCGCCGCATTCGCCGCCGGCCTTCTCCTTGCCCTCGCGGCGGCGCCAGCGGGGGCCGAAACCGACTCCGCCGACGGTAAGTAAGAGCCCTGGGTGGGCGGCGCTCCCGGCTCCGGACGGCTGGGGTTCTTGGCTTCTTGGGGGTGGCGTGGTGTGGGTTTTCCTTTCGTTCTTGTTTTGCTTGTGTGCGATTAATAATGGTTTGGTTCCTTGTTGCAGCCGCGGCGCTGGGGAATCTCTACACCTCCTGGAACAGCCCGTCCCAGCTGGCTGGGTGGTCGGCCAGCGGCGGCGACCCCTGCGGCGCGGCGTGGCAGGGCGTCACCTGCTCCGGCGCCGGCGTCACCGAAATGTAAGATCCCGTGAACGCCCACATCCAAGGAACCTTGTTGATAGGTATCTTGCATCACCGTGTTGTAGATTGATTGCCTTTTCATTTCCATGATGATGATGGGTTTAGTGATGTAAATGACCATAGCTTTTTGGCTGGCTTCCAAGTCTTCGATCCTTGGTGTACTTTTAAGTTTTTGGCTTGTGGGAGTTGGTAGGGATGGGAGCACCTGATGTAATGATGTTGTCTGCGCTAGTCTGAAGTAGTTTAGAGGGTACTGCAAGACAATCGAACTACTAGCATTATGATGTTTTTACAACTTTATTTGTTCGTCTCTGCATTCATGCTATGTAGACAATTTGGGATTAGTAAGCTGTGATACAATCCAAATTGATGTTTCTCAACATCTTTGCTACTTCACTTGCTTCTTTCTTCGATTTTTTCGTTCATTGGTGTCTCGACTCATTTATTTACCTGTGTGGCTATGGAGATTCCTAGACATGAAAAGACATCATGCTCATCAATTCTGCATTTCTTCTGTCATAATATGCAGCAAGCTTCCAGGGGTAGGGCTGGATGGTTCTCTGGGATACCAACTCTCCAACCTGTTCTCTTTGAAAACACTGTGAGAGCTACAACTTGTCTGTAGTATTTTTTCCCTATATAGGAGTAATCACCATTTTGATCCACAATTTCATAACATGCAGAGATTTGAGCAATAACAACTTGCATGGTTCAATACCTTACCAGCTGCCACCTAATCTCACTAATCTGTATGTGCCTTATGTCCCTCCTAGTATATTTGTTCTGTAGTATCTGTTGTTTGACTGTGATTGGTGATGCAGGAATCTGGGTGGCAACAATTTCAATGGCAACCTTCCATACTCTATATCAAATATGGCTTCGATTCAATACCTGTAAGCTGCTAACCAGCGCAACCTTACCTTGTTGCGTTTTTATTTGCACAATATACTGTTAGATCATGCTGGAAAAGTGTAATTCACTGGAACTTTTGATGCAGCAATCTCAGCCACAACTCACTTTCTCAGCAACTGGGTGATCTATTTGGAAGTCTCAATTCACTTTCAGAGTTGTAAGATTTTCTGACCCTTTCTTCATTACAAGACTTAACTTTACCTCATGAATTTCTGACACCACCCCTCTTTCATCCCAATGCCCATGAGCAGATGAATTGTGTTCTGTAAAACGTAGCATTAGGAATGACATCGCCTTTTATTGAAATCCTAAGACATTGACTAAGAATGAATGTGCTTACCATATGGAAACACAGAATGGAAAGAACTGAGTGTACACTAGTGCATCCACAGTGGTTGCATACTTGCATCGGACAATTGTTCACCCACATGACATGTATACCTAAAGTTCCTTATACAGCCAAACTGATTCATCCCTCCTGCAGCGAATGAGTAGACTAACAGACCAAGAACAAATAAAAGAAATTGGTTGCAGGGACCACACCCATGATGTGCACTGCTGCAGCTCTGCCAGCCAGTGAATGGATCCATTCCACGGTTTAATGTCCTCTAGTGATTGAATTGACTCATTGCCTTGCCACACAGGATGATATATCGCTTTACACTCCTCACTGGAGATGGCCTTAGGCAATCTTGCCATTATCACACTTTTGAGATACCTTTTGCAACATTAATTTTTGACTTGCTTTCATATAAACCATCTGGTGCAACTTTTTTCTTCTTCAGATCTTTGTGTAAACTCCATAGAATGCAAGTTTGCTTCGCAGTCCATATGGAGAACTAAGATGTAGAAGTTGATCAGTAGATGAAAACATGACCAATTTACATGGCTGTTAGAACTGGAGTTTCAGATAGTTTCATGTTTCTTGTACCGCACAAAATCAACATCCCTATATCAGATGGATCATATTCTTTTTTTCATAACTTGAAATTTTTGAAGGATCTGAATTACTTTGTAAAGTATAAAGACAGTCTCCCAATAAAGACTTAAGACTAGGAGTAAATGCAATTGTTCCTTGAAAAATTTAACATTTATAATGGTCATAAGAAGGACATTTTACTTGACACAATAAAACGTACTGTCCACTTGGTTTCTATAATCTATCTTATACAATTTGTACTCCTTGACAGAGATGTGTCTTTCAACAAATTGACAGGGAATCTTCCCAATTCTATTGGTTCTTTATCAAATCTTTCAAGTCTGTAAGTATTAAACAATCTCTTCAAAGAAAGCTTctaatttgcattagcttttcaATGATGATCGATTCATGTTTACCCACTTTGCAGTTATATACAAAACAATCAGTTAACGGGTTCTGTCAATGTTCTCCGTGGGCTAAGCCTTACTACATTGTAAGTGAACTGTCAGACAATAGTTCGACTTCTATTCATGCTTGCTTGATAACTAATAACTTTTTTTAAACAGAAACATAGCAAACAACAATTTCAGTGGTTGGATACCAAAAGAATTCAGCTCCATTCCAGATCTAACGTATGTTCCAAGTCTTACTTAACTTCTCTATGGAAATTGTCATTGCTGGGCTCTAATGACTTGCTGTACATGCAATCGCAGACTTGACGGAAACTCATTTGCCAATGGACCtgctcctccacctccaccttttATGCCACCGCCCCCTCAAAGGCCACGGAATCGTCCTAAGCAACCTCAGGGGCCAGGAGATGCACCTAAAGCTTCAGAAAGCCCCACCATTCAAAGTAACAAGAAGCAAGGCCTTGGGACAGGTCCGCTTGTGGGCATAATTGCTGGATCGATAGTTGCTGTTTTATGTGTGTTTTTGCTTTTGGTATGCTGCATGTGCAATGCTCGGAAAAGAACTGATGATGCCAGCAGTGAATCAAAAGATTTTGTTGGACCTCTAACAGTAAACATTGAGAGAGGTATGACACTGTTTATGCTGTAGATTGTCATGTTGCAGTACACTTCTTGATTGATGCTagataaatatagattattcagTTAACTAAGATGCTATTTTGTTAGAGGTACCTTTGACTGGACCACTGCTTGATTGATCTGGAAACCACTAATTGAAGACACTGGTGATGATTAAGCATTTATTGTAGTTGAATTATGACCAGAGCTTGAACAATTGAAATTCGCTCCCTTTGCATGCACTCTTCAATCTCAAGATCAGTATAGCTGTGTAATATAGTTTGGTAGTTAGGACAGACATAATACAATGGCAGAAAATGGGAAAACATAGGATTTTTATGAATATATCTAATGGCCTCATTTAGCTATAACTATATCAGGTTTCTTGTTCAGAAGATTACAACGAGAAGAGAGCACAATTACATAACTCTGATATTCCGGTCCCTTGATAGTTGATATCCTCACTATTCACTTTGTTTTTGTTTCTTAGCTTCTAGCAGGGAAATCCCAGAGCAGATTGAAGATACGTCTATAGCAACTGCGAAATTCCCACCTGAGAAAATGACTCCTGAGAGAGTTTACGGTAAAAATGGTTCTATGAGAAAGACAAAAGTGCCCATAACCGCAACACCTTATACTGTTGCTTCTCTCCAAGTTGCTACTAATAGTTTCTGCCAAGATTCTCTTCTGGGTGAGGGTTCACTTGGTCGTGTTTATAAGGCTGATTTCCCAAATGGAAAGGTACAGTGTGCTTCTAGTAAAATCAAAATCTATATATTTGGTGTATTTTATCGCAACCCTTCTTGCTATTACTCGACTACAGACTATTCTACTGCATTATATGAATCTGTGTATTGTCATTTATCAATAGATTAGGCTTGTTACATTCTTTATAAATGATATAGCTATGAGGCGAAGTCCTCGTGCTTTTGTTGTTTATTTAGGTAGTGGTCTATGAAATACATGGTTTTTCAAACCCTCTGCACGACAGTTGTTTGTTATCTTGTGTACTGCACCTGAGTTGTGTGTTACTGTGTTATGATTACAGGTTCTCGCTGTTAAAAAGATAGATAGCGCCGCGCTTTCTTTACAGGAAGAAGACAATTTCCTTGAGGCTGTATCGAGCATGTCACGGCTAAGGCATCCAAACATCGTGCCATTGACAGGATATTGTGCTGAACATGGACAAAGGCTTCTTGT is a window encoding:
- the LOC8079445 gene encoding protein STRUBBELIG-RECEPTOR FAMILY 8 — its product is MEALAAAFAAGLLLALAAAPAGAETDSADAAALGNLYTSWNSPSQLAGWSASGGDPCGAAWQGVTCSGAGVTEIKLPGVGLDGSLGYQLSNLFSLKTLDLSNNNLHGSIPYQLPPNLTNLNLGGNNFNGNLPYSISNMASIQYLNLSHNSLSQQLGDLFGSLNSLSELDVSFNKLTGNLPNSIGSLSNLSSLYIQNNQLTGSVNVLRGLSLTTLNIANNNFSGWIPKEFSSIPDLTLDGNSFANGPAPPPPPFMPPPPQRPRNRPKQPQGPGDAPKASESPTIQSNKKQGLGTGPLVGIIAGSIVAVLCVFLLLVCCMCNARKRTDDASSESKDFVGPLTVNIERASSREIPEQIEDTSIATAKFPPEKMTPERVYGKNGSMRKTKVPITATPYTVASLQVATNSFCQDSLLGEGSLGRVYKADFPNGKVLAVKKIDSAALSLQEEDNFLEAVSSMSRLRHPNIVPLTGYCAEHGQRLLVYEYIGNGTLHDMLHFSDEMSRKLTWNIRVRIALGTARALEYLHEVCLPSVVHRNFKSSNILLDEEHNPHLSDCGLAALTPNTERQVSTEVFGSFGYSAPEFAMSGIYTVKSDVYSFGVVMLELLTGRKPLDSSRERSEQSLVRWATPQLHDIDALARMVDPALNGMYPAKSLSRFADIIALCVQPEPEFRPPMSEVVQQLVRLMQRASIVRRQSGEELGFSYRAPEREGDLRDLSF